GCACGGGACCCCCGCCCGAGGTTGGCGCAGGAGGGTTGGCGACCCGGACAGGCGTAGAGGGCGCAGGTGGGCGCTGGCCACGTGAAGCCCAGAAAGCCGCCGGCTGGTCGGCGATGGTGGTGACGGAGCGGCGAGCTTCGATGCGCTGCTCGGTGAAGAGCAGATGGGAGAAGAGCTCGTGTGGAGGAAGCGGCGGCTTGGCATTGTGGACGGCCTCAGCAAGGTTGTCGTAGTCAGCATCGAGACCCTTGATGACGTAGCCGGCGAACTCCTCGTCGCTGAGCGGTCGACCAATAGAGGTCAACGTGTCCGCTAAGACCTTGATCTTGTTGAAGTATGTTGTGGCAGAGGAGTCCAGTTTCTTGATGTCATCAAGCTTGCTGCGAAGAGCCATCGAGTGGGCAGTGGAGGTCTGGGCAAACGCATGCTCCAGAGTCGTCCACGCATCCAAAGAGGAGGCAGCAAAGAGGCAAAGGCCAGCGACACCGTCCCCGAGAGAACCCTGGATGGCGGAGAGGATCGCTTGGTCTTGCTGCACCCACACACGGTGTGCCGGGTTGATGGCCGGGCCGTGGACGGTGGGAATAACCTGCGGCGGACACGGCAGGGAACCATCGACATAGCCAAGGAGGGAGCGGCTGCGGAGCAGCGGTAGAACCTTGGCGCGCCAAAATAGGTAGTTATCCGGCGTGAGACGAGTGGTGATCAGATTGTCGAAGTGAAACGGCCCTGGGATCATGGCGGCGTCGGTGGTAGGAGCCGCAGGCACCACAGGGGCGGCGGGTGCCACACCCGCGAGCGACGCATCAGAGGCCCCCGAGGCCGTCGGCAGTAGGGCGAGTGGCGGAGACGAGCCAGCAAAAGCCGCGGGAGGCGCCGTCATCGCGGCGGTGGAGACCTGCAGCGTCGATGTCGCGGGAGATGGCGGGATCGGGGCGGAGAGCATCGAGCCAACGGCGGTAGTACTTGGGGCCGTGGCGATGATCCGGCGTGGGCGGGGAGGTTGAGAAGGGCGGCCAGCGACGCGGGGATGGACCCGGAGCTGGCGGAACCGGAGGCGGAAGCGGTCatggcagcggcggcgacggcggcccgaGAGTtgagggcacggcggcggcggtggctgatgTAGGGTAGGACCTaaggttaggctgataccatgtaaaaCAAAAGGATTTGTGGGAACTGGCTCGACCCTCTAAGGATGGCCTGTCATATGTATTTATAATGATACACAATTACATATTACACAGTTGGGCTTTTGTATCTAACACGAGCCAAGACGACGACTGACTTGGCGACCCCGACCGTGGACGGGCTGTGAACTGGACTATATCCAACAGAACCGTGCAGTGCCGATGTGCAGTGCGCACACCACTATTGTCTGCCCAGCGCCCACCAACTACCCACCATGCATCCTCCTCCAAAGCCGCTGCTCCTCCTCGCGGTGCTGCTCGCCGCCTCACCGCATGCGCTGGCGGAGCAGCCACCGGCGGCAGCCGCCTGCCCGCCGCAGGAGCGGGACGCGCTGCTGGCCTTCAAGCAAGGGATCACCATCAGCAGCGACGCCGCCGGCCTCCTCGCCTCATGGCGCGAAGACGACTGCTGCCGGTGGAGGGGCGTCCGGTGCAGCAACCGGACCGGCCATGTCGTCGCGCTCAACCTTCGAGGCCAGGGACTAGCCGGCGAGATAAGTCCATCCTTGCTCTCCCTGCCGCACCTGGAGCATCTTGATCTCAGCTCCAACCGCCTCGTGGGCCCGGCTGGCAGTATTCCCGAATTTCTGGGTTCCATGGGAAACCTGAGATATCTCGACCTATCCGGAGCGCCGTATTCTGGGGAAGCGCCGTTTTCTGGCCAAGTGCCTCCCCACCTTGGCAACCTCTCCAAGCTGCAACATCTTGACCTCTCAAGCAATAGAAATGTGTCCTCCAACGATCTTTCCTGGTTAACACGTCTGCCATTCCTAAGGTTTCTCGGCCTGAATTTCGTGGACCTGAGTATGGCGGCTGATTGGGCTCATGCGGTGAACGCCCTTCCTTTGAggtcccttcatcttgaagattgCTCGCTCACAAGTGCGAACCAATCACTCCCACACTCAAACCTTACCACGACTCTTGAGGTGCTCGACCTTGCTCTCAACAACTTTGACCAGCCAGTCGCGTCTTGTTGGTTCTGGAACCTAACAAGACTCAAGCGGCTCTACCTTGAAGTTAACAACGGCGCCCTGTATGGTCCGCTTCCTGATGCATTGGGGGGTATGGTACGCTTGCAAGAACTATCCTTCGGAGAGAGTGGCAGCCACATGATGAGCATGGGCTCGGCAGACTTGAAGAACCTATGCAACTTGAAGTTCCTAGACCTTGACTTTTGTTTCTCAAATGGATTTGAAGCGGAGAGGCTCCCGCAATGTTCCTCGGACAAATTGCAGGAATTGCACCTGATGGGAAACCAATTGACAGGAACTCTAGCGGATTGGATGGGACACCGCACCAGCTTAGTCATTCTTGATCTCAGTTCAAACAACATTACTGGGCCTATACCGGAATCTATAGGGCGGTTTACAGATTTGAGGGTTCTAGACCTTTGGAACAACAACCTGACTGGACATGTGCCACCTGCAATCGGTACTCTCACTAATTTGGCTAGCTTGGTTCTTGGTCAGAATCACTTGGATGGTCTGATTACAGAAGGACACTTTCATGGTCTAAAAAGCTTAGAGCAAATATATTTATCTGACAATCAACTGGAGATTGTGGTGGGTTCAGAATGGGTTCCTCCCTTCAGACTGCAAGAGGCCAGTTTTGCATCTTGCCAGATAGGTCATCTGTTTCCTGCATGGCTTAAGTGGCAAGTGGGTCTTACTCGCCTTGACATCTCAAGCACAGGAATAACAGATAGGTTTCCAGATTGGTTCTCCAGTTCCTTCTCAAAGATCACATACTTGGATATCTCCAATAACCGAATAAGTGGTGCCTTGCCAAAAAATATGGGTAACATGTCATTGGTATCACTATATTCTAGTTCGAACAATATATCTGGTAGAATACCTCAATTGCCCAGAAATCTAGAGATATTGGACATATCAAGAAACTCTTTATCAGGACCCCTGCCATCAGATTTTGGGGCTCCAAAACTAAGTACAATAAGTCTATTCTCCAATTACATCACAGGTCAAATTCCAGTGTTTGTATGCGAACTGTACTTGTATTCCTTGGATTTAGCCAACAATATTCTCGAAGGAGAACTTCCTCAATGTTTCAGCACAAAACACATGACATTTCTATTGCTAAGTAACAATAGTTTCTCTGGCAATTTTCCACCGTTTCTAGAAAACTGCACAGCGCTATCCTTTTTGGATCTGGCAAGGAACAGATTCTCTGGAACATTGCCAATGTGGATTGGGAACTTGGGGAAACTACAGTTTCTACGGCTGAGCAACAACATGTTCCACGGGCATATTCCGGATAATATCACAAGTCTCAGCAAACTTTATCATTTGAATCTGGCGGCCAATGGGATATCAGGTTCCATACCTCATCATCTATCAAATCTAACAATGATGACAACACCATATGTACACGTTCCTGGCACCGTCGTTGCAGATTTCCAAATTATGGTTGGTGATATGCCAGTAGTCTTCAAGAGGCAAGAACTTAAATACAGAGGTGTTGGTGTTTTGGAGATATTGAGCATTGACTTCTCTTGCAACTATTTAACCGGTAAAATTCCAGAGGAAATAACGTCTCTTGGTGGATTGATAAACCTGAACTTGTCATGGAATCAACTGAATGGAGGGTTACCTAAGAAGATTGGGGACATGCAGACGTTGGAGTCACTTGACTTCTCGAACAATGATATTTCAGGAGAAATTCCGTCAAGCTTGTCGAATCTAACATACTTGAGCATTCTGGACCTGTCATATAATCATCTAGCAGGAATAATACCATCAGGAGTTCAACTTGACACTCTTTACACGGAGTATCCATCCATATACAATGGCAACCCTGGCCTTTGTGGTCCCATCCTTCATAAAAGTTGCTCAGTCAACAATAATGCACCACAGCCTGACCATCAACAGAGTGGAAAAGTTTCGGAGTCGACATTGTTCTTTTACTTTGGACTTGGGTCAGGGTTTATGGCTGGCCTCTGGGTTGTGTTTTGTGCTCTGCTCTTCAAGAAAGCATGGAGGATTGCTTATTTCTGCTTCTTTGACAAGGTGCATGACAAAGCCTATGTGTTCATAGTTGTCACTTGGGGCAGGTTTGCCAGGAAAAGGTAACTACAATTCAAGTGCTAAATTAAATCAGCTTACGACATGTACGAATAAATGAAACTGAATAGCATGTATTTAGAGACTTGTGCTAGTATATATCTTCTCATTTTCCGTAAACTTGCAATAATGAATGTTGCATGATGCATGATGCAACCTTACTTGTGAGCCATGATGAACCGTGGTGATTTTGGAGCATAGATGCAGCTAATACTAAAAAAGGCATCAGGCATGCTGGAAAAAACGCATCATGAAGTTGCTGCTTACACACAACCAATACAAGTGATCTTGTATAGAGAGAGACTCATTTCAGAAACCCTAAAAGCTTTTCTTCCCCATTGCATTAGCTTAAACTTTGAAAATGTCATTCCAGTACTGAGCCTTTTCAAAAGTTCAGAAGATATGTGCAGCACATATTTTTCCTCTGAAAAAATCTTATTGTCCAAGATAAATGCTACAACACGTAAAGTATAACGCTTAGTGAGGGATGACCGAAGAGCACAAAACATATCTGAAGAATAGAATAACATATCTGAGGGGGGACTGAACAACACAAAACATATCGGAAGAAATAATATACAGAAACAAACAAGGGAAGAACGACATCACAAGACAAAAAGACTGAAAAAGGCAAGAAGAGAAATGATAAGGCAAGAAGACAGAACAAAGAAACCTAGAACTGACCCCAACTCAATTGAAAATTTACAGCAACAACTTCTTCAACACAATATGGCAGTTCATTCTTGAATTACCTCTTTGGTGCCCATCACAAATAGAATGTTGTTTCCCATCCCCTCCTGCTAATGGGTTCGCTAGACAAATGCCCCACCTAACTAGTTCTAGTTTTCTGAACTTGGCCAGCTACAAAATGGACTAACAAAATGTTGGTTACTAATTGGTTGTGCTGCCGAGCTACGGTGGCCGGTGGGTATGTAGAAACGGAAAAAATGCCGAGGGGCAAGACTGAAAAATGACTAAATACGAGAGGTATAACAACACTCCCTAAGCTGATATACCCCTCGGCGCCTTGATCTGAGAAATCAAAACTAAAGGGTAGATGAATGAATGACAAGACTGAAAAATGAATCACTTAAAGAGTGATGCAAACATAAGGACTGAAGAACAAACGAATGATTAGCTTTGGACTGAATACTAAAGACACAACAAAATGGGAGAAGTAAACTGAAGATGACCAGGAGTTCTTCATTTTGGACATTGCAACTAAATGAATAAATCAATTGCCTGTCTCTCAAGTTCAGGCTCATGTTCATTTTGGAGACTGAATAACAAAATGAGAAAATGAAGAAATAAGAGGGAGTGATTTGACTGATATAATGAGAACCTGAAAACTGTAAATATGCAAAAGTAAATGATGAATTGATAAATTGATGACTGACAAAGATGATAGCAGGACTGAACCTAGACAAATAGCTTCCGAAAATATAGAATATAAATAACGAAACTCTGAACACTGCTAAATAATAAAACAAAACTGAGGTGATCACGCAACTGGATGCCGAGTCACTGATAACTGAATTTAGCATTCCAGttgctacttctactacttgtACATGTTCACCGTCGAGAACTGCATTTAGTATGGCCAAAAAGATACTGAGCATTCCTACTCGTACATGTGCATGGTTGAAAAGATATTAACAGAAAAAATGGTCCAGATGCTTGGTTGAATGTTACGACTGAACGAGTTTTCCACTAAGCTACTTGTGCATGTGCAAATTTGGAACAAAGCTCAATCGAAAGTTGTGCATGCACAGAATTCTAAACCGTAATTAAAAAGAATGGCAATTGTTACTCATAACTGAACCTGAACCTGAACTACTAGTAATAACTAACCACTGAACACTTGACAATAATGACACTCACAGTGTTTTGACCTTGATATACTAAAACAATGTACTGAACAAATCGAAACAAGATTAGTTATTCACATTCGGATGTACCTGGTTTCCCCCATCAGATCAGTGACGAACTTCTGGAATAAAACCAAACGGTGGACTCCCATGGAACCGAAATAGCATCGACTGAATCATACACCGGGCCAGGACCGTCGAGAAATCGATTTTGCAGGTAGAAATCGACTGAATCATAGCGACGCACAGAGAGGTAGCTGCAAAATCAGCGCGACGCATAAAACCGGTGACGACCGAGAAGAAGAAGACAAGGGGctgagagcaggggggaggggagAAGCTCGCCGTACAGGTCTCGCAGCCAGCGACGACCTGGGGTTTCTCGCCCTCGCGGACCACCGCTCGCTGGTGGCGCGCCCGATGGGACAGCCCCGTTGGCGTCCTCTCCATCTCCTTCCTCCCGCTACTTGCCGACTCCACAGCCTCCCCCGTCCCTTGTCCCTCAGGCTGCTCGCCGGCAGCCTCCTCGCCGCCAACCCGCCTCCTGACGCTGCGGTGGCACAAGGATGAACTGACACAGAATGCCTAGTAGAACAGAAAATTCAGGAAAACGATCGACACCCGTAGCAAAAACACGGGTCGGGTTCACAGCCCGGTAAAGAGAAAGCACAACCGAAAAGCCCACCACCAATCCGGCGGGCAATCCCAAACGTCCGCATTAACATCCGTAACAGAGATCAGACGATCCAGAATTTAACTTAGAACATAGTGAAAATCAGTCGGCTGATTTTTAGTAAATACATGTATATATAATAAGGCCTATTTAGTAGTAGGAAGGAGGGATGTCACATGTGTCCATTCTATATACAGTGCACACTCACCTTTTTattttcatgaatatttttttaaatgtcatgaacataATATTCAAACGCACGAATATTTGTAAATGTCACGAACAATTTTTTGAATGTTAAAATTTATTTTACACAtcatgtgaacattttttacatttcatgaacatttttttaaaatattgtGAAGATTTTTGAAAGTCATGAAtgtgtgaacattttcttaaaagtTACGAATA
Above is a window of Triticum aestivum cultivar Chinese Spring chromosome 6B, IWGSC CS RefSeq v2.1, whole genome shotgun sequence DNA encoding:
- the LOC123136204 gene encoding receptor-like protein EIX2, producing the protein MHPPPKPLLLLAVLLAASPHALAEQPPAAAACPPQERDALLAFKQGITISSDAAGLLASWREDDCCRWRGVRCSNRTGHVVALNLRGQGLAGEISPSLLSLPHLEHLDLSSNRLVGPAGSIPEFLGSMGNLRYLDLSGAPYSGEAPFSGQVPPHLGNLSKLQHLDLSSNRNVSSNDLSWLTRLPFLRFLGLNFVDLSMAADWAHAVNALPLRSLHLEDCSLTSANQSLPHSNLTTTLEVLDLALNNFDQPVASCWFWNLTRLKRLYLEVNNGALYGPLPDALGGMVRLQELSFGESGSHMMSMGSADLKNLCNLKFLDLDFCFSNGFEAERLPQCSSDKLQELHLMGNQLTGTLADWMGHRTSLVILDLSSNNITGPIPESIGRFTDLRVLDLWNNNLTGHVPPAIGTLTNLASLVLGQNHLDGLITEGHFHGLKSLEQIYLSDNQLEIVVGSEWVPPFRLQEASFASCQIGHLFPAWLKWQVGLTRLDISSTGITDRFPDWFSSSFSKITYLDISNNRISGALPKNMGNMSLVSLYSSSNNISGRIPQLPRNLEILDISRNSLSGPLPSDFGAPKLSTISLFSNYITGQIPVFVCELYLYSLDLANNILEGELPQCFSTKHMTFLLLSNNSFSGNFPPFLENCTALSFLDLARNRFSGTLPMWIGNLGKLQFLRLSNNMFHGHIPDNITSLSKLYHLNLAANGISGSIPHHLSNLTMMTTPYVHVPGTVVADFQIMVGDMPVVFKRQELKYRGVGVLEILSIDFSCNYLTGKIPEEITSLGGLINLNLSWNQLNGGLPKKIGDMQTLESLDFSNNDISGEIPSSLSNLTYLSILDLSYNHLAGIIPSGVQLDTLYTEYPSIYNGNPGLCGPILHKSCSVNNNAPQPDHQQSGKVSESTLFFYFGLGSGFMAGLWVVFCALLFKKAWRIAYFCFFDKVHDKAYVFIVVTWGRFARKR